taaaaataatgaacataAAACCGTTAAAAGATTGAAATTATTCTTTCCATTGAGGCTTACATGAGTCTTCGACGGCTCTTTGTCTTGTTATTTTTCTCGTTCTTTTTTCTGTTCTTTCTCTTGTTCTTTTTCTTGTTCTTTCTCTTGTTCTTTTTCTTGTTCTTTCTCTTGTTCTTTTTCTTGTTCTTTCTCTTGTTCTTTTTCTTGTTCTTTCTCTTGTTCTTTTTCTTGTTCTTTCTCTTGTTCTTTTTCTTGCATTCCACTCAATGGCTCGTTTGTTGATTCCATTGTTTCATCGAATAAGTGGTCAAAGTCTCCATTCACAAGACCTTCCAGACTGTATTCTTCAAAAAATGGATCTGGTTCAACGGGACACCACGTATACTTCACTCCGATGGTTGGTTCAGTTTTGATCTGCCCCTCCGTCCCGTCACCTGCATGATTTGCTACAAATTTTGCTTAAAGCAtgtgtattttacaaaaaactgACGAATACATACCATCGAAGGGGACGTTGATCTCCTCTTTAATCATACTCATGGTGTTGAGCTATTTTAGACGCGTGCAAAGATTAATGAAAACTCCTAGCAGCCGTGCAAATCTCGAAGCAAGCGGAAAAGTCCTGTTGTATGCTGATACTGAACTCTGTATCAAAGATTGCAGAGCAGCAAATATAGCAAAAGGGCTTGGCTGTATGTTTTTAGCTGTACACTACAGAGGCACACTTGATCCTACTTATTTAGTTCTTAACTCCCTGAGATTTGGCGTTAGACTGACAAGAGCCGCAGAAGGGCCCTTTAAAGCCGCATCATCCCTTCTTCCCCCACTCCACTGTTTCTTCCCTTTCTGGGCCTTTTCCAATAGCCGTAAGAGCCAACACCCACACACCCCCACTTTCGCGCAGAGAAAGGGGTGGATTGGGCCCTGCGCGCGTCCAAGTGCGCAAGCGCATTGCGCATATCTAATACGCTTGCAGCTTTGAACTTTTGTTGTTTGCAAAATAGTAACtaatatataagtatttatgaCGATTTTCTGTTTTTTATGCCCTGTATGGTAGTGCTCGTCTGGTACGCAAAAAAGCTAGGTGGCTTGATTTA
The sequence above is drawn from the Nasonia vitripennis strain AsymCx chromosome 4, Nvit_psr_1.1, whole genome shotgun sequence genome and encodes:
- the LOC116417279 gene encoding uncharacterized protein DDB_G0279979-like — translated: MSMIKEEINVPFDANHAGDGTEGQIKTEPTIGVKYTWCPVEPDPFFEEYSLEGLVNGDFDHLFDETMESTNEPLSGMQEKEQEKEQEKEQEKEQEKEQEKEQEKEQEKEQEKEQEKEQEKEQEKEQKKEREK